The stretch of DNA CTTCCACGTTGTGAATAAGGCCGACGATCTCACTGTGATGATCAGCAAGGAAGGAGCCGGACAACTTCAAGATGCCTGCGGGTACATTGTCCGCAATACGCTGGCACGACGGACAAGTCGTTGTAGTCGTGGTCTCAGCGGGATCGCCCCATGACCAACGGCCGTCCGTAAAAACAGCCCCGCATTCCCGGCAGGCACTGGGTTCGCGGAGCTTCTTGTCAACTCTGTATACGTCGTGCCTCTTTTCTCGGACGAGGCGATCCTTCCTTCCGAATACACCCTTGTACATCCATTCACCTCACATTAAGAATACTCTCTCACAGAACATATCGG from Rhodothermales bacterium encodes:
- a CDS encoding ATPase produces the protein MYKGVFGRKDRLVREKRHDVYRVDKKLREPSACRECGAVFTDGRWSWGDPAETTTTTTCPSCQRIADNVPAGILKLSGSFLADHHSEIVGLIHNVEALEKGEHPLERIMAITDVPGGLEITTTGVHVARRIGDALGRSYQGDLNFTYGDGEKSIKVSWSRDVVAAAR